A region from the Maridesulfovibrio zosterae DSM 11974 genome encodes:
- a CDS encoding NAD-dependent epimerase has protein sequence MKVLVTGAAGFIGFHLSKRLLSEGHEVVGLDILNDYYDVNVKKNRLKQIEGNDKFTFAYMDMADRSAMEKLFQEEKFTHVVNLAAQAGVRYSLENPQAYVDSNVVGYMNILEGCRHNGVEHLVYASSSSVYGLNTSMPFSVHDNVDHPISMYAATKKSNELMAHSYSHLFNIPTTGLRFFTVYGPWGRPDMALFLFTKAIFADEPINVFNHGKMLRDFTYIDDIVEGVVRVLKKPATPNLDWSGDAPDPGTSPAPFRIYNIGNNQPTELMRYIEVLEDCIGKKAEKNMMPLQAGDVPSTYANVENLMSDIGFKPCTTVEEGIEKFVKWYRDYYKV, from the coding sequence ATGAAAGTTTTAGTAACAGGGGCAGCCGGATTTATCGGCTTTCACCTTTCAAAGCGTCTTCTTTCTGAAGGTCATGAAGTAGTTGGCCTCGATATCCTTAATGATTACTATGATGTAAATGTTAAGAAAAATCGTCTTAAGCAAATTGAAGGTAATGATAAATTTACTTTCGCTTACATGGATATGGCAGACCGCTCTGCTATGGAGAAACTTTTTCAAGAAGAGAAGTTTACTCATGTTGTTAACTTAGCTGCGCAGGCAGGCGTCCGCTATTCTTTGGAAAATCCTCAGGCTTATGTGGATTCCAACGTAGTCGGCTATATGAATATTCTTGAAGGGTGTCGTCATAACGGTGTGGAGCATCTTGTGTACGCATCTTCAAGTTCCGTTTACGGGCTTAATACTTCAATGCCATTCAGCGTTCATGATAATGTCGATCACCCTATCAGTATGTACGCAGCTACTAAAAAATCTAACGAATTGATGGCTCATTCATACAGTCATCTTTTTAATATCCCTACAACCGGGCTTAGATTTTTTACTGTATACGGTCCATGGGGAAGGCCAGATATGGCTTTATTCCTTTTTACTAAAGCTATTTTTGCGGATGAGCCGATTAATGTGTTCAACCATGGTAAAATGCTTCGTGATTTCACATATATTGATGATATTGTTGAAGGGGTCGTCCGAGTATTAAAGAAGCCAGCCACACCTAATCTAGATTGGTCTGGTGATGCTCCTGATCCCGGCACAAGTCCTGCTCCATTTCGTATTTATAACATAGGAAATAATCAGCCTACTGAGCTTATGCGTTATATTGAGGTCCTTGAAGATTGTATCGGAAAGAAAGCTGAAAAGAATATGATGCCTCTTCAGGCTGGAGATGTCCCTTCAACATATGCAAACGTTGAGAACCTTATGAGTGACATTGGATTTAAGCCTTGTACCACTGTTGAAGAAGGAATTGAGAAATTCGTGAAATGGTACAGAGATTATTATAAAGTTTAA
- a CDS encoding slipin family protein — protein MTYLLPILFFAIFFVITSLKVLNEYERGVIFRLGRVIKAKGPGLIILIPVIDKLTRVTLRIMTLDVPNQDVITRDNVSIKVNAVVYFRVTDPIKAILEVEDFMFATSQLAQTTLRSVCGGVELDEILSQREKVNNEIQEILDTHTDPWGIKVSTVELKYIDLPQEMQRAMAKQAEAERERRAKVINALGEFQASEKLSQAAAIISAHPEALQLRYLQTLREMSAEGKSSTIIPLPLDLIKALAPIAGGGEVIEKNVQESNKE, from the coding sequence ATGACTTATCTATTACCGATTCTTTTCTTTGCTATATTTTTTGTGATCACTTCTCTGAAAGTCTTGAACGAGTATGAGCGAGGTGTGATTTTCAGGCTTGGAAGGGTAATAAAAGCTAAAGGTCCCGGTCTGATAATCTTGATTCCCGTGATTGATAAGCTGACCAGAGTTACTCTGAGAATTATGACCTTAGATGTACCTAATCAGGATGTTATCACTAGAGATAACGTTAGTATCAAGGTTAATGCTGTTGTATATTTTCGTGTAACAGACCCGATCAAGGCTATTTTAGAAGTTGAAGATTTTATGTTTGCCACTTCTCAGCTTGCACAAACTACCTTGCGTAGCGTATGTGGAGGCGTCGAGCTTGACGAGATCCTTTCCCAGCGTGAAAAAGTAAACAATGAAATCCAAGAAATTCTTGATACTCATACTGATCCATGGGGCATAAAGGTTAGCACTGTTGAGCTTAAATATATTGATTTGCCACAAGAAATGCAGAGGGCTATGGCTAAGCAGGCCGAAGCAGAGCGTGAGCGTCGTGCTAAGGTTATTAATGCTTTAGGTGAATTCCAAGCTTCAGAAAAACTTTCACAAGCCGCAGCAATTATTTCAGCTCACCCAGAAGCTTTGCAATTAAGATATTTGCAGACACTTCGTGAGATGTCTGCTGAAGGTAAATCTTCCACTATAATTCCGCTTCCCCTTGATTTAATAAAAGCATTGGCACCGATTGCCGGCGGGGGGGAGGTAATAGAAAAAAACGTCCAAGAGAGCAATAAAGAATGA